The genomic segment AGATAAGATAGCAAGATGGACGTTAGACGTAGAAACATTATGCTTTTTGTGTTGCTGCATCAAATGTTGTTCCGCTCTTTTCTGCTTTTATGTCTTTTAATACGACATCGGAATGGATTACGCGCAAAGCAACGTCGTGCCCCTCGTAGAAAACCGGGCTCGTACACCATGACAACACGAATTACTGCACAATTGAGCCATTTGCATAGGATTATCGAATTAGGTGATGTTCAATGTGTCGTAAACTTGAGAATGAATCGGAATGCATTTTCCCGATTGTGTTACTTGGTCAGTACCATTGGAGGGTTGGTAGAATCGAGATACGTACGAATTGAAGAGAAAGTGGTCGTGTTTCTGTCTATCTTGGGTCATCATAAGAAAAATCGAGTGATTGGTCATGATTATCGACGCAGTGGACATACCATCAGCACACATTTCCATGAAGTTATGCTCTCTATTCTCAAATTACATCCGATATTTCTAGTAAAATCTACCCCTGTGGATGATAATTGCAGTAACGAAAGTTGGAAATGGTTCAAGGTAATATATCGATTCTTTAATTTGTTTAACGCAAAATATGCTCTTTTAATGTTAGTTTATTTCTCTTTCAATTACAGTTGagtgaaaatttaaatttgcattttaatttgttttagGGGTGTCTTGGTGCTTTGGATGGTACATTTATCACTGTACATGTACCAACAAGAGATAAGGCCAAGTATCGAACCAGAAAAGGTAATATTGCGGTTAATGTTTTGGGGGTTTGTGATCGCAATATGAACTTTATCTATGCGCTTACTGGGTGGGAGAGATCCGCAGCAGATGCTAGAGTTTTAAGAGATGCATTGACTCGCGATGATTCACTGAAAGTTCCCAGAGGTGATATAATCCCGATTTTTTATCTTCTGTGTTGCATtagaataataaaaattttagaactaggtttcataaatatttgaacCATAATATGCCCTTGTAACACAGGTTGTTATTACCTATGTGACAATGGGTACGCAAATGTCGAGGGATTCTTAACTCCGTACAGGCGAGTTAGATATCATAGGGATGCTTGGGGAAACCGTGCACTTGGACCACAGAATTACAAGGAGCTTTTCAATTGGAGGCATTCTCAAGCTCGCAACGTTATTGAAAGAGCGTTTGGGTTGTTGAAAAAGAGATGGGCTATCCTTCGTAGTCCATCATTCTACCCGCTGAAAACACAAAACAGAATTGTAATGGCTTGCATTCTATTACACAACTTCATTCGCTCACAGATGTCAACTGATCCTATGGAAGAAGTCGATGAGGATGTTGGTAGTCCAGGTCATGACGCCGATGATGATTTCATTACTAGTTTTGAGTCCTCCGGTGAATGGGATACTTGGAGAGAGAACTTTGCATTGTCAATGTGGAGCAACTAATAATAATTAATGGAATGTTGTATTTCAAACTTTAGTGATATTACTATGCAAGAAATATATTACTGTCTTTTGTGGATTCTTTTGTTACGTGCTTTAATTTGTGATTGAAATTTATTTCACATTATGTATTTATGCATCTAATACACgataattttgttattatgtttcCTTCAAATTGGTATGTCATGTGCTGATTTATTTTTAACATGGTTGACATAGCTCTTTTTATTAGCACGTGTTTAGGTTATGGACAGTGGCGCAACTGCAGGGAGTGTGGTTGGGAAAGGTATCAAAGCTGACAAAACGCGACGTACTTGGAGCGCACATGAAGAAGAAGTTTTAATTGAAGCCCTAAAAGACGTTATCAGTAAGGGATGGAAAAGTGAGAATGGATTCAAAGCTGGGTACTTAACTTTATTGGAGAATTATATGCGTGCAGCACTTCCAGGGACAAACTTACGTGGAAACCCACATATTAACTCCAAAATACATGTGTGGAAGAAAACACATGGTATTTTGTTGACTATATTAAGCAAAAGTGGAGTTGGGTGGAATGATACTGACAAAACCATTGAAGCTACGGACGAGACATGGGAAGCAATAATTaaggtattttttttataatcaaaCTCATTGATTTTAATAGTACCATGTATTTAATTTCGCCTTTACCTCTTGTAGGCAGACCCAAGCGCACGACCCATGAGATCGAAGCAGTGGAATCATTACCATGATTGGTGTGAAATTTTTGGAAATGACCGAGCAACAGGTGAACAAGCAGAGACCTTCGCAGCAGCTGTCCACGATGTCCTCAACATGAATTATGAGGTAATTCATGACACAGTTGCGTTCACAAATGATACATTTAATGATGGGGAAGAGGGTGACGAGTCAGTATCTGTAACACACACCCATTCCTCGAAACCAAGTGTAGTAGTCACATCCAAGAATAAGAAACGTAAACCTGTGAATGCCGATGACAACGCTATAGTTGAAGCCATCAACCATCTCGCTGACATAACAAAAGACACAATGAAAGATTTGATCAAACAGCTAGCAACGGAGGAAAAGATAGCCAATGCTGACGAGAAGGTGTTGGATACGTTGCAGGGGATAACAGAGCTTGCAGAAGACGAGAAAGTACATGTTGCTGAGTTGTTGGTTGACAACCATGCCATGTTGTCACTGTTCTTGCGCCTTGGTGACAAAGGCAAGCTAAGTTTAGCAAAGAGGCTTCTGGGTGGAGACTAATGGATTGGATTAGTGAAACTGTATTTTCGTTGGTAAGATGTATTTTTGGAAGTTTGGTATCTTTTTGGTTGGTAAGCCTAGCCAACAGGACAGTGTAATTGTTTATATGCCTTTTTGGATTCCTTATGTATGTAAGGcatgatatattttgaaatttagtATTTGTTTTGGTTGAATGCTATGGTGTAATTACTACTATGATAATTTTGATAATTGCTGATTTTAAGTGGATATGTTTGGGTCTGTAGGTGATGAATCGTAATATAATAACTGTGATGAAAGTTGTCTATGTGATGAAAATGTAATATAGGTGGATATGTTTTGTCAAACTGTAATATATgtgatgaaattatgatattaggTGGATTTGTTTTGTCAAAGTTTTTGGTTTTGGGTTTCTAGGTGATGAAACtgtaatatacatatatataatccaACAATTGTAACCATAAAGTAAAGCATAGTTACATACATAACTGGCAACTTGCCTACGGAAACATTAACTTTATAACCGAAGAAGTCGTTTCGAAAACATGTGCAACGTTTCAGGAAGAAGTCGTTTAGAAAACATGTGCAACGTTTCAGGAAGTTTGCTGGAAGAAAGAAGACAAACATCAAGTAGCAAATGTATTgaaatctttaatgaacttGATTCATATTTTGCAAAACACATTAAGTAAGCACATATAAGAACCATTTAGTTAAGCTACAGAGTAAATACCAGAGACAATACATATCCACTAGTCTTGGCCACTACAGGATCCACTGCAAATATATAGTTTAATACAACAGACAGAAGCTTCAAAAGGGTGGCAAACAAGACTTCAAAACATAGGGACCATAGAAAACTATTCATCCACTGGATTCATCCGAGGTTTTAATTATAATAACCGACGGTGGGTCATCGTAGATTAATTTGCGCTTCTTCTTGCCGCCTTTGAAACGAACACATGTACCATTGTTGTTGGTTTTCGTAGGCTCCGCAGGTGCTTGGGTGTTTGCCAACttcattttcttgtgacagTTTGTGTTCATAGTACTTGGAGAGAAttcttgtagaacccgtaaatcagtctacgttaagccatgcataattctagatttctaaatttaattgacttcattgcataattattttaaatgcatttctttgaagttaattattttattatttcagttcagtattttgatttttagcatttcagttatttcagtgaggccggactggagtcggagttttgagatagaatttaagatccagaaaatatttccagaagttaatttagctagcaagtaagttcaccTATCAGAATGTGATTGTTGAAACACTATTAAAATTAGTGGCATAAGCAAATAAATTTTAGTgtgaaatacaaaaaattttaacattaCATGACATCTAAAATTCTGTGTAAAACTCGAGCGAAGATTTAAACAATGTAATGAACATATAACAAAACAAATGGATGTCATATACTCTTTCATTGTCATCTCAATTTCAAAACTCTGAAAACCAAAACAAATATGAGTATGAGGTAAATAAAATGATCAGTACTAACTTTGAATGAGTTAGTCCTGTACGAAGTAACAATGACAATCCAACAAGGAATTCAACATTTTTTTGGGCAATTTGTACCGAGAAATTCTGCACATAACTCATTTTTTCTCAACATCACAATATGCAAATTCAAGAATATGAAAGTTGGAAACAGATAAAGTTATGTGAGTATCTTTCAAGGTAAAAAAATCCATgaataaatataaacataatttTAACCCAAAAAAAATTAGCACTATCACAATACGTACAACATTTGTTTCTCAAAAATTATTATGTGGAACTATAAGTTTAACAACTCAAACTTCCACCCAACACTAAAACTTATAATGGTTCATCAAGGCAAACCTAATATTTATTTTCGAAATCCACAGTAGATCTGGTGCTTTATGAACgagaaatcaaaataaaactgAAAAAATGGTTTTACCCATGCCAATTGTGTCGTTGATGAGAATGGTTTTTGGTGGGAAAGATGTGGTGAGAGCTTCGAAGGAGCAAGTAAACAAGAATGGAAGAGAAGCAGGGGAAACATTTAGTGAGAGCTTCAACGGTGGGTAAGTCTGAATGGAAGAGTTGTAGGGATTCCAatttcaagatttttttttaatttaaaattttagatttAAATAAGGGCAAATTAGGTATTTCAACAGATATTCTTTATTTGTACAATTATTTATCAGATACACCAAACATCATATAATTTATCACATTTTCGTAATCATTTACACCaaacacaataaaaaaatttatggtattttaattatcattcaAATTGTCATCCATTTAACAATCCATAGTTTATCCTGTCCCAGCAACCAAACTGACCCTAACAGAAAATAGAAGCAGGAGGAGAGagtttttttgtgaaaaataattttgaaatttgaaatttaagtaaatatataagGAAGGAAAGAATGAAATTAACCCTTCCAGCACCAAGAGTTGGGGACTATGGTTAATTAGTCAAATCACATACCTGTCGGGGCCCGAAACCCCAATCCTGAAGCCAAATCCAAAATCATGATTGAGCCAATTGCCACCACTGACACAAGTCATCATTGAACATCTACCCACTGCGTCTATACTTCCACCCCTATATATCTCTGTATCTATAGGTCCTTAGCTAagcttttctctcttttttcagtgctatattttatatatatatatatacatatgttgTCTATTGCATTCTTGGGCCTCAGAGAAAAGCTTTGACTAGAAAATGATCACCCCATTTCTCCTCGTATTGTACCCCTCTTGGTTTCGTTATTCACACATAAGATCTCTGTAAAAGATACAGAGATTGAGCTTTGAAGAAAAGTTGTGTTGTTTCCTCTTTTCTTTTATAATCAGACGAGATAGGATTGTGGATTAAGGGGAGAAGGATGACTGACAAAGATGATGGTTTGGGTTTGGGTTTGGGTTTGAGCCTGAGGTTCCCGGAGAACCAGCATCAGAATCTGAATTCGAGTCCGCCGCGGCCTCCGCCCACTGCGGCATCAGCAGTACTTCCAGTTCCTTTTCCGTTGAATCTGTTTAGATCTCCGTTACCCTTTCTTCAACAGCCGCAACAACAGCACAAACCTTCTAACACTGATGTATTTCAGTTATCCGCTGGTAAATTTCTTGTTTCTGTTAGTTTCCAGTTGAAGTTGATAAATCCTTTTCTCGTTTCATTTTATGAAGCGTTAGAGGTGAGTAATTTTTTCTCTCTAAGAAAAATTACTCTACGGGAGAACAGTGCACGTGTCCTTGTTGGATAGAAACATTTTTTGCATGTATAGTTTGTATTATTAGACCCCAGATATTGGTCTTCGAAGCATGTATCTGTACTTTCTCAGATCGTAGCGGGGAGCCCAGATCATACTTCCGCGGAATCGATGTGAATCGAGCAATAACAGTGATAGATTGCGACGAAGAAGCGATGGTTTCTTCCCCAAACAGCACCGTTTCAAGCGTGAGTGGTAAGAGGTGTGAGAGAGAAGAGAATGAAGCGGAGAGGGCTTCCAGCTCATTTGAGATGGAAGACGACGGTGGAGAGGCAGCGAGGAAGAAGCTCCGCCTGTCGAAGGAGCAGGCGGTGGTTCTGGAAGAAACTTTTAAGGAGCATAATACTCTGAATCCGGTGAGTGGTAATTCGGTAAAAGTATTTCTGGGTCGAGGGTGTTCT from the Primulina tabacum isolate GXHZ01 chromosome 8, ASM2559414v2, whole genome shotgun sequence genome contains:
- the LOC142553124 gene encoding uncharacterized protein LOC142553124, giving the protein MNFIYALTGWERSAADARVLRDALTRDDSLKVPRGCYYLCDNGYANVEGFLTPYRRVRYHRDAWGNRALGPQNYKELFNWRHSQARNVIERAFGLLKKRWAILRSPSFYPLKTQNRIVMACILLHNFIRSQMSTDPMEEVDEDVGSPGHDADDDFITSFESSGEWDTWRENFALSMWSN
- the LOC142553126 gene encoding homeobox-leucine zipper protein HAT4-like: MTDKDDGLGLGLGLSLRFPENQHQNLNSSPPRPPPTAASAVLPVPFPLNLFRSPLPFLQQPQQQHKPSNTDVFQLSADRSGEPRSYFRGIDVNRAITVIDCDEEAMVSSPNSTVSSVSGKRCEREENEAERASSSFEMEDDGGEAARKKLRLSKEQAVVLEETFKEHNTLNPKQKMALAKRLNLRPRQVEVWFQNRRARTKLKQTEVDCEYLRRCCENLTDENRRLQKEVNELRALKLSPQFYMNMSPPTTLTMCPQCERVAVSSATTTPAANVAAVGGINRQLQLPMACWAAVIPHQSAPRP